CGTGCCCGATCGGCCAGGACGAGCAGCCGCTGGTCGTCCAGCTCGACGAGCGCGGCCCGCTGCTGGCGTGGGCCCGGGTCGTCCGCATGGACCTCCCGGTCTCCTCGTCCTGGCAGCTCGGCTACGCGGAGGGCGGCGCGATCCAGTGGGAGGCCACCGACCCGCGCCGCTACCAGTTGGTCGAGCAGGTCGCCCTGACCGGGCTGCCGCAGCAGGAAGCCGGATTGTCGTGGGGTTCCCCGACGGAGACGGGCCTGGACTGGGGCTCGCCGACGGAGACCGGGCTGGTGTGGGGGGCGCCGGGCAGCACCGGCGACATCACGTGCACCAACGCGGGGTCGGCGGAGACCCATCCGACGATCACCATCACCGGGCCGTGCACCACCCCGTCGGTCGCCCTGGCCGGGACCGGCACGGTCCTGGAGTACGCGCTGACGCTGGCCGCCACCGACCAGCTGGTCATCGACTGCTGGAACGGCACCGTCCTGCTGGGCGGCCAGGACCGGGCGACGTTCGCCACCGCCCGGTCGGTGCCGGAGGAGCTGATGGCCATCCCCCCGGGCGGAACCTCCACCCTCTCCTTCCGCTCCCTCGACGGGTCGCCCGACCCGGCCGCCAGCTGCACCGTGCGCTGGCGCTCCGCCTACTGGTAACCCCGGAGGGTCTCTGTGACCGCACGCGCCGCGTGGCTCTACAACCCGGGGCAGACCCGGCAGGACACCCGCCTCGCCCCGGTGTCCCCGATGTACCCCGTCGACGCGATGACCTCGCGCAGCGGGGTGATTCCGGGCGGCACCCCGTTCGCCCTGACCGGCTCCGGCATGTCCGGCACGCTCGCCGTCGGCCGCGCCTACATCCAGGGCACCAGCGCCCAGGGCGCCTACCCTGCGGCAATCACCGTGGCGGAGTCCATCTCCGTCGCCAACGGGCACGCCTCCCTATCTCGGATCGACTCGGTCTTCCTCACCGTCTACGACAACCTCATCGACAGCTCCGGGCTGACACTGACCCGGGTCGACTACGTGCAGGGCACCGCCGCCGCCTCGCCCACCGCCCGTCCGCGCCGGGCAACGCGTCGCTGCGGCTGTGGGACATCACGGTGCCCGCCGGCGCGTCCGCGGGCAGCCCCATCAACTGGGGCACCGCCTTGACCGACCGGCGCCTGTACACCGTCGCGGTCGGCGGGATCGCCCCCGCCGCGGCGGCCGGCGCCTACTCCGGACAGTACCGGGACATCAGCCCGACCAACGGCCTGGAGCGCTACAACGGTGCCGCATGGGAGTCCCGCCTGTACCTGGGCACCTCCGGGCAGGTCGTCATCGGAACCGACGTCAACCTCTACCGCGGCGCGGCGAACCAGCTGAAGACCGACGACGACCTGCTGATCGGCGGCGCGCTCGCCGGCGCCAGCAACGTCAACACCGGGGCGTGGACCGCCTACACCCCGACCTGGACGGCCGTCACCACCAACCCCACCCTCGGCAACGGCAGCCTGGTCGCCCGCTGGTGCCGCACCGGCCGCAAGGTGACCTTCGCCGGCAGCCTCACCTTCGGCTCCACCAGCAATGGCGGCACGGGCATCTGGTCTATGTCCCTCCCCGTGGCCGCGGCAGCCAACGGCATCCTCATGCTCGGGGACTGCGACTACATCGACGCCGGCAGCAACGAGTACCTCGGCAAAGCACAGATCGTTTCCGGTGCCAGCACAGTCGGATTCATCGTCAAGACCGCCACCAGTTCCTCGTCCTCCAACAACGTTTCCAACTCGGTGCCGGTCGGCGCCAGTTCCAACACGCGCTTGCACTGGAACATCACCTACGAGGCCGCGTCGTGACGTTCGGCCCGTATCAGCTGCGCGTCACCGACCTGGTGACCGATCGCAACATCGGGCTGATCCCCGTCCAGGACGTCGAGTGGGACGACTACATCGGCAAGACCGGCTCACTGTCGTGCATCGCGCCGGTCCCGAACCAGACGTTCGCCCGGCGCCTGCGCGAGCGGGTTCTGCCGGGCCGGACGATGTCCTACCTGGAACAGGGCCGGCGCATCGTGTGGGGCGGCCCGATCTGGACCCGCACCCCGACCGCGGACGAGCGCGGCTACATCACCTGCCCCATCCAGGGCGCGGGCCTGGAGTCCGTGCTGCGCGGGCACCGCCAGCTCACCGCCGACAAGACCTACGCAGCAACCGACCAGCTCGACATCGCCCGGGACTTGCTGGCCTGGGACGCCGCCCAGCCCGGCGGCAGCCTCGGCCTCGAGGTCGACGCCGCCACCTCCGGGATGCTGCGGGATCGCACCTACTCCCGCTACGACCTGCCGTACATCGGCACGTTGCTCGACCAACTCGCCGCCGTCGACGGCGGCTTCGAGTGGCGCATCCAGTGCTATGCGGACACGGGCGGCACCCGGCATCGGGCCGTACGCCTCGGCTACCCGCGGCTGCCGCAGGGCGACCGACCCACGATCTTGAACCGGCCCGGGCAGATATACCGCTACAGCCTGCCCGAGGACGCGACCCGGCAGGCCAACACGTGGGTCTCCCGCGGCGCGTCGGTGAACAACAACCTCGCCGCGACCTCGTACCCGCTGATGTCCGCCCAGCTCACCAGCCCGGACCTGATCGCCGCCGGCTGGCCCGCCTGGACGGCAGCAGCGACTACTCCACGGTGGCCGAGCAGGCCACCCTCGACGGCCACGCCGCCGCGGACCTCGCCCGCTCCCAGATGCCCGTCGCCATCCCGAGCGTGGACATCCTGACCGGGACGATCGAGATCCCGCAGCTCGGCACCCTGGTGCGTCTGCGGATTCGAGACGACTGGTTCTACGACGGCCTCGACGCCCAGTACCGGGTGGTCGGACTGCACGGTCGGCCGGCTCAGCGCGGCCGGCCCGACACCACGACGCTGTACCTGGAGGCCACCTGATGGCTCTGCCCAACCTGCCGCAGGACATCCTCGACCGGCTCGCCGCGCTCGAGGGCCAGGTGCGGGATCTGTCCGGGCGGGTCGGGCAGCGGCCCGCGCAGACCCAGATTGCCGGCGGCGACGTCAGCGTGTACGCGGGCGGCAGTTTCCGGATGCTGTCCTTCGACGGGGCGTTCACGCAGGCGTGGATCGGCCGGATCAGCCCGAACCATCCGGACGGGTCCGAGCAGCGCGGCATCCTGGTCTACCGCGAGGACGGGTCGCTCGCACTGTCCCTGTACAGCTCGGACACCAGCCCGCAGGCCCTCGCCCTGCGCGACAAGGCCGGCACGACGGTGTTGGCCGACGACGTGCAGGCCGGCGGCCTGGCCCGGCCCTACCTCAGCACCGACAACTGGGTGGGGGCCACCCAGGCGCCGACCTACACCACCAGCAGCGCCACGTTCACCGGCCTGCAGACCAACTACTTCATGAAGCAGCACCCCAAGGTGACCGCGAACTACCGGGTGCAGACCTCGGCGGGCACGACGGGCGAGATCAGGATGATCGACGAGTACACCGGCACCGTCGTCGTCCCGCCCATCTCGATCGCCGCCGCGGCGTTCTTCGACTCGGCGGCCACTGGCACGCTGACGGGCACCCACGAGCAGGCGCTCAAGCTGGTATGGCAGGCCCGGGTCACCGCCGGTGCGGGGACGATCGGCGTCATGGGCCTGTCGACGTACGGGGTGCAGTCCTGATCACGGCGCTGATGTCGCCGGGTACGGGTCCGGCATGACCGTGTTGGTCATGTTGCTGCTCGGGTAGGGCCCGTTGTCGACGGTGCCGTGGCCGCCGTTGTTCTGGTTGTTCGGGTTGGTCGGGTCGACGCGGTTCGGGTCGGCGGGCGCCTGGGTGCTGCCCGGGCCGTCGGGTGCGGGTGTGCTCACGCTCTTCGCCTTCTTGGTGCTGGTCGGGATGGCCGCCGGCGTGGTGGCGGCCGGGGCCGTGGTGGTCTCGGGCTCGGTGGTGGCCGGCGCCGTGGCGATGGCGGTGCCGGTGGCGCTCGGGCTGGGCGTGCTGGTGTCGGCGACGTCGGCCTGCTGAACCTGCTGCTGCCCGCCGCTGTTGTTGTCGCCGCTGGAGTTGAGCGCCCACGCGCTGCCGCCGGCGATGGCGAGCACCGCAGCGACGGACGCCGCGATCCCCGCGGACTGTCTGCTGATCTTCATCTCTCATACCCCCCTTGGGTGTTGGCCTCTCAACGGTAGCGCCCAGCACCCCCACATCCACCCTGACTCGGTCGAGTTCAGGGAGTTCAGCATGCCCTGGAGGCACTCATGGCCCGGATGGCCGGGACGGCCTGGATCGGTCCGACTCCCAATCAGCGCGCCGGCGGCATGTCGGAGTTCCGCGGTCTCGTCCTGCACATCCAGGACGGCACCGAGGCCGGCAGCGAGGCCTGGTTCAAGAACCCCGACAGCCAGGCCAGCGCGCACTTCCTCAACCCGAAGTCCGGCGGCCTGCGGCAGCTCGTCGACACGGCCGACCGGGCGTGGACGCAGGGCGCCGGCAACGCGTACTGGATCTCGGTCGAGAACGAGGGCCGGGGCGGCGACGCCTTGACCTCGTCGCAGGTCGAGAACTGCGCGCAGCTGCTGGCGTGGCTGCACCGGACGTACGGCGTGCCGCTGCAGCTCGCCGACGACCCAAACGGTCGCGGCTTGGGCTGGCACGGCATGGGCGGCGCGGCCTGGGGCGGTCACTACGACTGCCCGGGTAAGGCGGTGCTCGCCCAGCGCGGCCAGATCCTGGCGCGCACCCAGCAGATCATCAACCCCACTCCCACTACTCCCGTCCAGGAGGACGACATGCCCAGTGCTCAGGAAGTTGCGGAAGCGGTCTGGAGCTTCCGGCTGCCGGACCCGGACACGCCGGGGCGCGGTGTCGCCGCGGGCGACATCCAGGCGTACTCCGACCACCGCCACAACGTGCTGTACGGCCAGCTGGCCGGGCTGTCCGCGGCGGTGAAGACGTTGGCGGGGCTGGTCAGCCAGGGCGTCGACACGGCGGCCGTGGTGGCCGCGGTCGAGCAGGCCATCGCCAAGGCGACCGTCAACGTCCACGTGGACGTCAACTCCACCAACTCGACCCCGAAGGGGAACTGACATGGTGCGTATCTTCGGCCGGGAGCCGGCCTTGTGGCTGGCGCTCGTCGCGTCCGCCGTCAAGCTCGTCGCCGCGTTCGGCCTCGACCTGTCCGTCGACCAGCAGGCCGTGCTGAACGCCGCGGCGGCTGCGGTCGTCGGTGTCGTGGTGGCGTTCGTCGCGCGTGACGCCCTGTTCGCCCCGGTGCTCGGCGCGATCCAGGCTGTGGTGGCGCTGGCGGTCGGTTTCGGGCTGAACTGGAGTTCGGACCAGCAGGCCATCGTCATGACCGCCGCTACCGCGCTGGTCGCCATGTTCACCCGCACCCAGGCCATCGCGCCGGTCTCCGCGTCCGCGGCGCCCGCCCCGTCGACCACCGAGGCGGACGTCTACGGTGGATGAGGCTGGGGGGATCAGCGTGCTCCAGGGTGGCGCGGCCGGCCTGCTCGCTCTGGTCGTCCTGCTGATCCTCACCGGCCGGCTTATCCCCAGACGTACGTACGACGACGTGCGCGAGGAGCGGGACATGTGGCGGGCCGCGTTCCGGGAGTCGGAGGCGGCCCGCGCGGTGGAGCACGAGCACGCGGTGACGGCGGTGGAGGTCGGCCAGACGGCGGTGCAGGTGCTGCGTGCGCTGCCCACCCCGGAGGGGTGGACCATGCTTCGGCGGATCAGGGCGTGGTGCGGTCGTAGTCGCCGGGTGACGCCGGGGCAGCAGGCGGCCCGGTCGGCGTTGTATCGGGCGGAGTGTGACCGGTTGGAGGCGGAGGGGCGGGCGCCGGTGGCGGCGGAGGTGGCGCGCGAGTTGCGTGCACTGCGGGTTGAGAACCACTTCGCAGAGCGGATTCGCCTGAGCTTGGAGGGAGGGCGCTGATGGTGGCGTTGGATGCGGCTCAGCTGGCGAACGTGTCGGCGTCGGCGCTGGTGGCGGTGGCTGCCGGGTCGGCGGCGGTGATGTACCACGTGCGGGCGCCGTGGCGTAGGTCGCGGATAGGGCGTCACATCATGGCGGTGACGGTCGCAGTGGGCCTGCTGGGCCTGTACACGGTGTTGATCACGCTGGTGTGGCCGTCGGGCCCGGCGGCGGCGGTGCTGCGGTTCGGCCGGTGTGTGCTGCTGGTGGTGCTGGCCGGGTTGATGGTGCAGCGGGTCCGGTTGGTGGTCGACGCCCAACGGGAGCCGCCGGAGGAATCTCCTTGATCGCGTTGCGGGTAGCCGCAGAGTGATGCCCCGCTCGGCTTCGGCCGGGCGGGGCTTTCGTCGTGCCTGGGGTTAGAGGTCGACGCGCAGGTACTCGAACCCGTCGGGGATCTCGTCGTCGTCCTCGGTGTTGAGGTAGACCAGTTCGTCGGGGTCGTCCGGGCCGTAGCCGATGCTGTCGAGCCACGCCTGTACGTCGGGCCGGTCGAGGAGGCCGGGGATGTCGGGGCAGCCGGGGTCGGCGAGTTCGTGGCCGGGGACGGTGTCGCCGGGGGCGGCGGAGATCAGCCAGATGGTGGGCATGGTGGTTCCTTCCGTGGGTGCTGGCGGGGAACCCTCAAGGGCTGATGATGGGCCAGCGTAGCGCCGGTCAGGCAAGGCCGGGCGGGGCTTTCGGAGCGTCTGGGGTCAGGCGAGGTCGGTGGCGGTGACGGTGGCGGCCGGGGCGTCCGACTCGTCAGCGTTCCAGACGATCACCCGGAGCAGGGGGCGCCCGTCGGTGTCGACGGCCTGGGCGTCGTTGTCGTAGGTCCAGCGGTCGAGGACGTTGCGCCCGTAGTCGGCGGCGGTGCCGTCGTGGTCCTCGGCGGCGTCGGCGAGGATGATGGTCTGCCAGGTCGGGTTGGCGGCGGTCTCGGTGCTCTCGATGGCGTGCAGGTAGCGCATGGTGGGTCCCTTCGGGTGCTGGCGGGTGATCAGGCGAGGTCGGTGCGGGCACCCCGGCCGGGGCGGGCCGCCTTGGCGGTGCGTACGTCCCCTGCCCGGTAGCGGGCGGTGACCCTGCCGCTGTCCGGGTCGGGGGCGTACTCGGCGGCCTTCACGCCCCAGCGGGAGAGTGTGCGCCGGGCGGAGTCGGGGGTGGCCGCGCCCAGGTAGTCGGCTGCTTGGGCGGCGGTCCACAGTTCGTCGCTCACTGCTCGCCGTAGGCGGCGGCGAGAGCTTCGCGGATGGCGTCGGCGGTCTCGTCGCTGATGGTCAGCCAGCAGTAGACGTCGAGGTCGCGGGGGTTGTCGACGAGGAGTTCGGGGCGCATCGGCTCGGTGGCGAGGATGGTGTCGTCGCCGTCGATGTCAACGATTTGGGCGAGGAAGGCGTGGATGTCGCCGTGGGCCTGGGCCCGGGTGAGGCCGTAGGTGTCGACGGCCTCGTCGAGGAGGTCGTAGCTGTGGACGGAGCGGCCGGGGATGCGGCTGGCGATGTCGGTGGTCATGGTGGTGGGCTCCTTGTGGCCGGCGGTGGGTGCTGCCTTCGAGAACAACTATGCCTCACGTGAGGCAAGGTTGCAAGTGGGCGATCCACCCATCACTGTCCGTCAGAAGTGCTACGGTGAAACCGCTTTACTCCCCGCACGCGCGGGGATGGTCCGACGTTGGAGTCCACACAGCCCTGCTCCCCGCCCTCGCGGGGATGCTCCAACCTTGAACCGCGTCCAACACTGCTCCCCGCGCCTGCGGGGTTGGTCCGTCGATGGGCCTAGGTGCATCGACAGCCCTTTCCCGCCTTCGCGGGGATGCTCCGTAGCCCTTTTTTCGAGGCGCTTTGGGCCCGCGCTCGCGGCAACACACCGCCCCGTCTCCTTCGGGAGGCGGGGCGGTTCCGTGCGTCCAGGCCCGGTCAGGCAGCCGTCGTCGGCAGCGCCTCGACGTCCACCGACGTGAACACCACCGGCTCCCCGGTGCCCTCGTCCCGCCCGTACTGGGTGTGCACCGCGACCACCCGAACCCGATCCCAGTGCAGCCCGATCACGTCTCCCACCGCCGGAAGCGGGATCGGGCCCTGCGAGTACCAGCCCATCAGCTCGATCGGTCCCGCCGGGTCGAGGGCCACGAACGTGATGCCGTGCCGGATCGGCACCACGGCCCGCGCTTCGGGCATCGACGCCTCGGCTCGCCCGATCTCCTCGAACACCGCCAGCACGTTCTTCTCGCTCATGCCGGCAGGATGCCAGCCCGGGCGCGGCGGCGGGCGAGTTTCGCGAGACCGGTCCGATCAGGCGGCTGCCGCGACGGCCTCGCGGGCCCCGTCCCGCAGCGCCTGCAGCGTCTGCGCGTGGCAGCCCTCGACACGGGCGTGCTCCAGCACGGGGTGGAGGCGCACGGCGTCCGCCGCGGCCAGGTATGCGGCACGGGCGGCATCCACGTCACCGCCCCGCAGGCCGCGGCCTCCAGGGCCCGCGCGGCATCGAAGGCGGCGCGTCCCAGATCGCGCAGGTCATCGGGGAGGTCCAGGGGCTTCGGCCCCCTGGCAGTGTAGGCCGCGGCGCCCCCGTGGGATGATCACCGCCATGAGCGAGTGGACCGTGCACGGCAGCCGCCCCATCTACACAAGCCCCTGGGTCGAGCTCGACCTCGTCGACGTCGAACCCCCCGGCCGCGACCGCTACGAGCACCACCTCGTTCGATTCGCCCCCGTCGCCGCCGTCGTGGTCCTCAACGACCGCGACGAGGTGCTGATGATGTGGCGCCACCGCTTCGCCACCGACACCTGGAACTGGGAGATCCCCTCGGGCATCGTCGAGGACGGGGAGTCCCTGGAGCAGGCCGCGATCCGGGAGGTAGAGGAGGAGACCGGCTGGCGCGTCGCCGCGGTCGAGCCCCTCGCCTACAATCAGCCCATCGGCGGCATGAGCAACGCCGAGCACACCACGTTCCTGGCCCGCGGGGCCGAGTACATCGCGCCACCCGTCGACACCCACGAGGCCGACCGGATCGAGTGGATCCCCCTCGACCGCATCCAAGGAATGATCGACCGTCGGGAGATCGTCGCCGGCGTCGCCGTGGTCGGCCTCCTGCAACTCCTCGCCCGCCGCCCCTAACCCTCCAACTCCGGAGCGGCGGGCGGCTGGACCAGCTCGCGCAGCTCGGCGACGGCCACACCCCGGGCCGCCCGGGCCGGAACAGCGGCCAGCACCTCGCGGGCCCGGGACACCACGATGCCGGTCCGGTGCTCGTCGGGCAGCGACTCCAGCGCGTCGACGCCGACCTGAGCGCCGGTGGTGATCTCACCGACACCGATCAGCCCATCGGCCTGGTCCAGGGCGATCAGCGCCCGGTCGAGGCGCTCGGCGGGCGAGTACAGGGTGAGCGCCTCGTCGAGCGCCAGGTGCGCGCGCCGGGTGTCGCCGAGCGCGGTGTGCATGCTGCCCACGTGCCAGCGCAGTTGGCGCAGGGTGTAGCCGTAGGCGAGGTCGGCGGTGTGCCGCTCGTCCAGGCGCTCGAACGCCCGGACGGCGATAGCCATGGCGGCCCGGGCATCCTCGTCCCGGCCTAGCCGGGCCAAGGAGCGGGCCTCCAGGGCCGGGGCCCACGCGGCGGTGGCGCACACGGTGGAGCCGGCCACCATGCGGGCCCGCTCGGCCAGCCGGGCGGCAGCAGCCGGGTTCCCCCCGTAGAACGGGATCACGGCCTCCCGGCACAGCAGCCACGCCCGCAGCGCCCGGTCACCGGTCTCCTCCGCGGCCAGCTGCGCGACCCGGAACCACTCCCGCGCCTCCCGCTGCGAGCCGAGCGCCACCAGCGCCATGCCGGCCGCCCCGGCGAGCTGCGCGGCCACATGGCACAACCGGCTGCGCCGGTCGGCCGGCTGGCGGCGGGACAGCACCTGCTGCACCTCGACGAAGTCGAGCACCGCGCCGCCGAGCATCCGCGCCGGGGGGACGACCTGGTACGCCTGGCCGAGTTCGGCGGCCGACCGTTCCAGCTGGTCGATG
This is a stretch of genomic DNA from Kitasatospora fiedleri. It encodes these proteins:
- a CDS encoding N-acetylmuramoyl-L-alanine amidase, with protein sequence MARMAGTAWIGPTPNQRAGGMSEFRGLVLHIQDGTEAGSEAWFKNPDSQASAHFLNPKSGGLRQLVDTADRAWTQGAGNAYWISVENEGRGGDALTSSQVENCAQLLAWLHRTYGVPLQLADDPNGRGLGWHGMGGAAWGGHYDCPGKAVLAQRGQILARTQQIINPTPTTPVQEDDMPSAQEVAEAVWSFRLPDPDTPGRGVAAGDIQAYSDHRHNVLYGQLAGLSAAVKTLAGLVSQGVDTAAVVAAVEQAIAKATVNVHVDVNSTNSTPKGN
- a CDS encoding NUDIX hydrolase encodes the protein MSEWTVHGSRPIYTSPWVELDLVDVEPPGRDRYEHHLVRFAPVAAVVVLNDRDEVLMMWRHRFATDTWNWEIPSGIVEDGESLEQAAIREVEEETGWRVAAVEPLAYNQPIGGMSNAEHTTFLARGAEYIAPPVDTHEADRIEWIPLDRIQGMIDRREIVAGVAVVGLLQLLARRP
- a CDS encoding DUF7620 family protein, whose translation is MLQGGAAGLLALVVLLILTGRLIPRRTYDDVREERDMWRAAFRESEAARAVEHEHAVTAVEVGQTAVQVLRALPTPEGWTMLRRIRAWCGRSRRVTPGQQAARSALYRAECDRLEAEGRAPVAAEVARELRALRVENHFAERIRLSLEGGR
- a CDS encoding putative phage holin; translated protein: MVALDAAQLANVSASALVAVAAGSAAVMYHVRAPWRRSRIGRHIMAVTVAVGLLGLYTVLITLVWPSGPAAAVLRFGRCVLLVVLAGLMVQRVRLVVDAQREPPEESP
- a CDS encoding phage distal tail protein, whose amino-acid sequence is MVRAPAGQMGAVIAALEAACPIGQDEQPLVVQLDERGPLLAWARVVRMDLPVSSSWQLGYAEGGAIQWEATDPRRYQLVEQVALTGLPQQEAGLSWGSPTETGLDWGSPTETGLVWGAPGSTGDITCTNAGSAETHPTITITGPCTTPSVALAGTGTVLEYALTLAATDQLVIDCWNGTVLLGGQDRATFATARSVPEELMAIPPGGTSTLSFRSLDGSPDPAASCTVRWRSAYW